The Leptolyngbya sp. CCY15150 genome contains a region encoding:
- a CDS encoding MFS transporter — MPSPLPSSPEQDSGFWPVLRNRNFLLMWIGQVFSQLADKVYLVLMISIIANHFQGPGQSISGWVSAIMIAFTIPAILFGSIAGVFVDRWSKKAVLTSSNLLRAGLVFLLPILLVIFEPWVEISQIPAGFAVLLVVTFCISTLTQFFSPAEQATLPLIVPSRHLLSANSLYTTTMMASVIVGFAVGEPLLEAAGQWVEAVGASVGLDSEGGKEAIVGLGYGIAGLILLFLNTNEAALDPHREHPHVWQDIQDGVRYLGKNDRVRAALIQLVMLFSVFAALAVLAVRLAEVIPTIESDQFGFLLAAGGVGLAMGATGIGQFGQSMPRARLSLYGSLGMAIALCTLALFTQQLLPTLIIIGLLGMFAAIIAVPMQTTIQAETPEAMRGKVFGLQNNAVNIALSLPLALASVAESYLGLQTVFVGLGGMVAMGGVLTWYISRKGSIKTSS, encoded by the coding sequence ATGCCCTCTCCCCTCCCATCTTCCCCGGAGCAAGACTCTGGTTTCTGGCCAGTTTTAAGGAACCGTAACTTTCTGCTGATGTGGATTGGGCAAGTGTTTTCCCAACTCGCAGACAAGGTGTACCTGGTGCTGATGATTTCGATCATCGCCAACCACTTTCAGGGGCCAGGGCAAAGCATTAGTGGATGGGTTTCGGCGATCATGATTGCCTTTACCATTCCCGCCATTTTATTTGGCTCCATTGCTGGCGTCTTCGTCGATCGCTGGTCGAAAAAAGCTGTTCTAACGAGTAGTAATCTCCTGCGGGCAGGATTGGTGTTTCTGCTGCCAATTTTGCTGGTCATCTTCGAACCCTGGGTCGAGATCTCTCAGATTCCTGCAGGATTTGCGGTTCTCCTCGTCGTGACTTTCTGTATCTCGACCTTAACCCAGTTTTTTTCCCCTGCCGAGCAAGCAACCCTACCGTTGATTGTGCCGTCTAGGCATTTGTTATCGGCTAATTCTCTCTACACCACCACCATGATGGCGTCGGTGATTGTCGGCTTTGCTGTGGGAGAACCATTGCTGGAAGCTGCGGGGCAGTGGGTGGAAGCGGTTGGTGCATCTGTTGGTTTGGATTCAGAGGGTGGAAAAGAAGCGATCGTTGGACTAGGCTATGGAATTGCGGGATTAATTCTCCTGTTTTTGAACACCAACGAAGCGGCCCTCGATCCCCATCGAGAACATCCCCATGTCTGGCAAGATATTCAAGATGGGGTGAGGTATCTGGGCAAAAACGACCGTGTGCGAGCGGCGCTGATTCAGTTGGTGATGCTGTTCTCTGTCTTTGCTGCCCTAGCCGTACTGGCTGTACGACTGGCGGAAGTGATCCCCACGATTGAATCAGATCAATTTGGTTTCCTGTTGGCAGCCGGCGGCGTTGGTCTGGCCATGGGTGCAACGGGTATTGGCCAATTTGGACAATCTATGCCCCGTGCGCGCCTGAGTTTGTATGGGTCTCTCGGAATGGCGATCGCCCTCTGTACCCTTGCTTTGTTCACCCAACAACTGTTGCCAACGCTAATCATTATTGGACTACTGGGCATGTTTGCTGCCATTATTGCAGTACCCATGCAAACCACCATTCAGGCTGAAACTCCAGAAGCCATGAGAGGCAAAGTTTTCGGCTTGCAAAATAATGCCGTTAACATTGCTCTAAGCCTGCCCTTAGCCCTAGCTAGCGTAGCGGAAAGCTATCTCGGCCTGCAAACTGTCTTTGTTGGTTTAGGCGGGATGGTTGCCATGGGAGGTGTCTTAACCTGGTATATTTCCCGTAAGGGATCAATAAAAACCAGCTCTTAA
- a CDS encoding DUF1830 domain-containing protein, protein MAQILDSLPTGVDNPITCCYVNATSKIQIARITNVPNWYFERVVFPGQRLLFETLKHAQLEIHTGMMASAILSDTIPCDRLEVEEAEDGSIRFLDRRQPDDEASDYSAPMPVASVSTAPQALAVALSAD, encoded by the coding sequence ATGGCTCAGATTCTTGATTCCCTTCCCACAGGCGTTGATAACCCTATCACGTGCTGCTACGTAAATGCTACCAGTAAGATTCAGATCGCTCGGATTACCAATGTTCCCAACTGGTATTTTGAACGGGTTGTTTTTCCTGGACAGCGATTGCTGTTTGAAACATTAAAGCATGCCCAACTGGAGATTCATACCGGTATGATGGCAAGCGCAATTTTGTCGGATACGATTCCCTGCGATCGCCTCGAAGTTGAGGAAGCAGAAGATGGATCGATTCGCTTTCTTGATCGCCGTCAGCCGGATGATGAAGCGTCTGACTACTCAGCCCCCATGCCGGTGGCTTCGGTATCTACGGCACCTCAGGCTTTGGCTGTGGCGTTATCGGCCGATTAG
- a CDS encoding DUF427 domain-containing protein, producing the protein MPRAIWNGVVIAESDRCEVVEGNQYFPPDALQMEYFTPSETHTTCGWKGVASYYTLDVNGKTNKDAAWYYPEPKTAAQNIKSYVAFWRGVTVEA; encoded by the coding sequence ATGCCCCGAGCAATTTGGAATGGAGTTGTGATTGCTGAGAGCGATCGCTGTGAAGTTGTTGAAGGCAACCAGTACTTTCCGCCTGATGCTTTGCAGATGGAGTATTTCACCCCCAGCGAAACCCACACGACCTGCGGCTGGAAAGGCGTTGCTAGCTATTACACCCTGGACGTGAATGGCAAAACCAATAAAGATGCAGCCTGGTATTATCCGGAGCCCAAGACGGCGGCTCAGAATATTAAAAGCTATGTTGCCTTTTGGCGCGGGGTCACCGTTGAAGCTTAG
- a CDS encoding adenosine deaminase, translating into MALYAELHRHLGGSVVPRVLWRYLHRHHPDQVSQFQTYDDFETFFTRPRNTLDEYLELHTLVEHVQTLEALPYFVYRLMRGAYVFENLAYLELRYTPYLRTPNHLSQTERIDQMGAIVEAVGQASQIGEYPIVTSQILCMHSRLPYEVNRAIVDLAAQMPQYVCAIDLAGGDAHYAERLDEYVELYRYGRSLGLKTTGHLYETPQGCYPELLPYLMRIGHGIQIPLLYPELLRQVAANQQCLEVCPTTYLKTGTLEDIEQLKVVFDRCFEAGVDIAICTDNAGLHNKRLPFEYESLLTHDIIGFEELQTCQDAAFKHAFAWTHQQQPASILSNVLRPEPKLVGSSNS; encoded by the coding sequence GTGGCTTTATACGCAGAATTGCATCGCCATCTCGGTGGCTCCGTCGTGCCGAGAGTGCTGTGGCGGTATCTCCATCGCCATCATCCCGATCAGGTGTCCCAGTTTCAAACCTACGATGACTTTGAAACCTTTTTCACTCGCCCACGTAATACCCTGGATGAATATCTAGAGCTGCACACCTTGGTGGAGCATGTGCAAACCCTGGAAGCCCTGCCCTACTTTGTATATCGTTTGATGCGCGGGGCCTATGTGTTTGAAAACCTAGCCTACCTGGAGTTGCGGTATACCCCCTACCTACGAACGCCCAATCATCTCAGTCAAACAGAACGGATCGATCAAATGGGAGCGATCGTTGAAGCGGTGGGGCAGGCTAGTCAGATTGGTGAGTATCCCATTGTGACTAGCCAAATTTTATGTATGCATTCCCGGCTACCCTACGAGGTGAATCGGGCCATTGTGGATCTGGCTGCCCAGATGCCGCAGTATGTCTGCGCCATTGATTTAGCTGGGGGCGATGCTCACTATGCTGAACGCCTAGATGAGTATGTAGAACTGTATCGCTACGGGCGATCGCTTGGGCTGAAAACCACTGGGCATCTTTACGAAACGCCCCAGGGTTGCTATCCAGAACTGTTGCCCTACCTGATGCGCATTGGCCATGGCATTCAGATTCCTTTGCTGTATCCTGAACTGCTGCGGCAGGTGGCAGCCAACCAGCAATGCTTAGAAGTCTGTCCCACCACGTATCTCAAAACCGGGACGTTGGAGGATATTGAGCAACTTAAGGTCGTCTTCGATCGCTGCTTTGAAGCCGGCGTAGACATTGCCATTTGCACCGATAACGCTGGGCTCCACAACAAGCGCCTGCCGTTTGAGTATGAAAGCCTGCTCACCCACGACATCATTGGCTTTGAAGAACTCCAGACCTGCCAAGACGCGGCGTTTAAACATGCCTTTGCCTGGACGCATCAACAACAGCCTGCTTCCATTCTGAGTAATGTGTTGCGTCCCGAGCCCAAACTTGTGGGGTCGAGCAATTCCTAG
- the deoC gene encoding deoxyribose-phosphate aldolase, with protein MAAAHSDLDIAPFIDHALLDVTATPEQVARCCDEADRFQFASVCVYPIHVQQAVEYLHNKNPKVCSVIGFPTGATTAAVKLYEAQEAADHGATELDVVMNIGWLKTGQSQLLHRELADICDATGQTVKAILETHLLTYEEKQLAVDVCLDAGVQFLKTNTGWFGGVTVEDVKFLKAAARDRIGIKASGGIRTFEQAIELILAGATRLGTSRGPALIQHRQDPNAESSASAY; from the coding sequence ATGGCCGCTGCTCATTCAGACCTTGATATTGCTCCCTTTATTGATCATGCCCTGCTCGACGTGACGGCTACGCCTGAACAGGTGGCTCGGTGCTGTGATGAAGCCGATCGCTTTCAGTTTGCCTCCGTTTGTGTCTATCCCATCCATGTGCAGCAGGCGGTGGAATATTTGCACAATAAAAATCCTAAGGTTTGTTCGGTGATTGGCTTTCCCACCGGCGCAACCACGGCGGCCGTTAAACTCTATGAAGCCCAAGAAGCCGCCGACCATGGTGCTACCGAGTTGGACGTGGTGATGAACATTGGCTGGCTGAAAACTGGGCAGAGCCAACTGCTGCATCGGGAATTGGCAGATATTTGTGATGCCACGGGGCAAACGGTGAAGGCGATTTTAGAAACCCATCTCCTCACCTACGAAGAAAAGCAACTGGCCGTTGATGTGTGCTTAGATGCCGGGGTACAGTTTCTGAAGACCAATACGGGCTGGTTTGGTGGCGTCACGGTGGAGGATGTGAAATTTCTCAAGGCTGCAGCCCGCGATCGCATCGGCATTAAGGCGTCCGGCGGCATTCGTACCTTTGAGCAAGCCATTGAACTCATCCTGGCTGGTGCAACCCGTCTGGGCACGTCTCGTGGCCCGGCCTTGATTCAGCATCGGCAGGATCCCAACGCCGAGAGTTCTGCGTCAGCCTATTAG
- a CDS encoding DUF3038 domain-containing protein — protein sequence MQVHHPPAKPVPMILDILPDMPVADGVCPRRARLQIDLILLAIEALDLSGSEAILKAAKELELQSIIKNRVMLWRLRSTNPFRRNSQRRPLTLAEGKALVLIACSLARRLTVLIRQLLLAHQQLQEKQLSPDHHFRLAEYLERFRAHFRSRMNPKRAGVMAYDTDEKLNELALLLLGQLLFCTGTSGTQRLWSSVFDGEVA from the coding sequence ATGCAAGTACACCATCCTCCTGCCAAGCCGGTGCCTATGATTTTGGATATCCTGCCAGATATGCCAGTTGCGGATGGAGTCTGTCCGCGTCGGGCCCGTTTGCAGATTGACTTGATTCTATTGGCGATTGAAGCGCTCGACCTCAGTGGTTCAGAAGCCATCCTCAAGGCCGCCAAAGAGCTAGAACTGCAAAGCATTATTAAAAATCGGGTCATGCTCTGGCGGCTGCGGAGCACCAATCCGTTTCGTCGCAATAGCCAACGTCGTCCTCTCACCCTGGCAGAGGGCAAAGCCTTGGTGCTGATTGCCTGTAGCCTGGCCCGTCGATTAACCGTGCTGATTCGTCAACTGTTGCTTGCCCATCAACAGCTTCAGGAAAAGCAACTGTCGCCCGATCATCACTTCCGGTTGGCAGAATATTTGGAGCGCTTTCGGGCCCATTTCCGCTCGCGGATGAATCCAAAACGGGCTGGCGTCATGGCCTACGATACGGATGAAAAGCTGAATGAACTGGCTCTCCTATTACTCGGTCAGCTCCTATTTTGCACCGGTACATCAGGAACTCAGCGCCTTTGGAGTAGTGTGTTTGACGGGGAAGTGGCATGA
- the recO gene encoding DNA repair protein RecO codes for MPKTYKAIGINLKGMPLGESDRLLTLLTREQGLMRVVAPGARKHHSKLGGRSELFVVNDLLIATGRSLDKIVQAETIESFPGLSRDLRKLTAGQYLAELALGQAMGDQPQDELFDLVVEHLGRIAALPGALAIATLTHAMFHLLTLAGLSPQVQLCCMTQQPLSPNFSQAGWRVGFSPAAGGIVQLDPAVGLPRHPDRPRRPPIQPPDQMASPTIPRHRHPARVQPAIASMGALELAVLQRLSQPHLIQADGRLMMGGTMDGTAAAAASLVEADPIPPDVWLSLERLLRHYAQYHFDRPIRSADLIETCFAGVPPAP; via the coding sequence ATGCCCAAAACCTACAAGGCCATTGGAATTAACCTCAAAGGGATGCCTCTCGGTGAGAGCGATCGCTTGCTGACGTTGCTCACCCGTGAGCAGGGGCTAATGCGAGTCGTAGCTCCTGGCGCGCGTAAACACCACTCCAAACTAGGCGGGCGCAGCGAACTGTTTGTGGTCAACGACCTGCTGATTGCCACGGGACGGAGTCTTGATAAAATTGTCCAAGCAGAGACCATTGAATCGTTTCCAGGGTTAAGCCGGGATCTGAGAAAGCTCACGGCAGGGCAATATTTAGCAGAGCTGGCTCTCGGTCAAGCCATGGGGGATCAGCCCCAGGATGAGCTCTTTGACCTGGTGGTTGAACATCTGGGGCGCATTGCTGCCTTGCCAGGGGCCTTGGCGATCGCCACGCTCACCCATGCCATGTTTCACCTGCTGACCCTAGCCGGCCTGTCTCCCCAAGTGCAGCTTTGTTGCATGACTCAGCAACCCCTGAGTCCAAACTTTAGCCAGGCAGGATGGCGGGTTGGGTTTAGTCCGGCTGCAGGTGGTATTGTGCAGTTAGATCCTGCTGTTGGTCTACCGAGGCATCCCGATCGCCCTCGCCGCCCACCGATTCAGCCACCGGATCAAATGGCATCGCCTACGATCCCTAGGCATCGTCATCCCGCTCGCGTTCAGCCCGCGATCGCCTCCATGGGTGCCTTGGAACTCGCCGTCTTACAGCGACTTTCCCAACCGCACCTCATTCAAGCCGACGGTCGGCTGATGATGGGGGGCACGATGGATGGCACGGCTGCCGCTGCGGCATCGCTGGTGGAAGCCGACCCGATTCCCCCTGATGTCTGGCTGTCTCTAGAGCGACTCCTGCGCCACTACGCCCAGTATCATTTCGATCGCCCAATTCGGTCGGCCGACTTAATTGAAACCTGTTTTGCAGGTGTTCCCCCCGCGCCCTAA
- the mrdA gene encoding penicillin-binding protein 2: MTLTQNRPKPQLRQRSPRTVGRQYQSVLVLLVISVFLLGGMGGRLAYLQLLEGDRNRQLAEDNRIRLIPQQPERGRILDREGRMLAGSQLSYSVFLWPVANTEEDWQPIIRRLATIINVPADTIQNRLEQSGYGSPSLVRIVRSVDPDVVTALAELSSDLNGVQVQPETERFYPYGEIAAHVLGYTGEMSDEELIEREDEGYRLGDITGQMGVEAAFEPLLRGQWGGQQVEVDSYGHVLQVLGQKESEAGSDVQLTLDLKLQWAAEKALGDRIGAIVAIDPRNGEVLAMVSRPVFDPNIFSNNITTAQWQALQEQEFPFVNRALQGYPPASTFKIVTTTAAIESGNYSPDTVLPTFPFIRAGGIEFWDWNNAGFGPLGFTGAMAYSSDTFFYQTAMRMGSQPLIQWTRRFGFGQKTGIELSSEESSGLVPDESWKLENIDESWFQGDTINMSIGQGYLQASPLQVAIMFAVVANGGDRVTPHLLRTAEPVERYRESLGISEETLRVLRQGLREVITYGTGAGLNDGNTPPIAGKSGTAEDPPRKSHAWFGAYGPADNPEIVVVAFAENDGGGGSSVTGPMVRQVLNAYFGDAPLPTPRTPPRPVDDSLDP; encoded by the coding sequence ATGACTCTGACCCAGAATCGTCCGAAGCCTCAACTCCGTCAGCGCAGTCCTCGCACTGTGGGACGACAGTACCAGTCTGTGCTTGTTCTTTTGGTGATATCGGTGTTTCTGTTGGGCGGTATGGGTGGCCGTCTTGCCTATCTTCAACTGCTGGAGGGCGATCGCAACCGCCAACTCGCGGAAGATAATCGCATTCGTCTCATCCCGCAGCAGCCTGAGCGAGGTCGCATTCTCGATCGAGAGGGGCGAATGTTGGCCGGTAGCCAGCTATCCTACTCGGTGTTTCTCTGGCCGGTTGCCAATACCGAAGAAGACTGGCAGCCGATTATCCGTCGCCTAGCGACGATCATTAATGTTCCAGCCGATACGATTCAGAATCGTCTAGAACAGTCTGGCTATGGATCTCCATCCTTAGTGCGCATTGTCCGCAGCGTTGACCCAGATGTCGTCACCGCCCTGGCGGAGCTAAGTTCTGACCTCAATGGTGTGCAGGTACAGCCAGAAACAGAGCGCTTTTATCCCTACGGTGAGATTGCAGCCCATGTGTTGGGCTACACCGGAGAAATGAGTGATGAAGAGCTGATTGAGCGTGAGGACGAAGGCTATCGCCTAGGGGATATTACTGGGCAGATGGGTGTGGAAGCTGCGTTTGAACCCCTTCTGCGGGGGCAGTGGGGCGGGCAGCAGGTGGAAGTCGATAGCTATGGGCATGTGCTTCAGGTGCTGGGGCAGAAGGAGTCGGAGGCGGGCAGTGATGTACAGCTTACGTTAGACCTCAAGCTCCAGTGGGCGGCGGAGAAGGCCTTGGGCGATCGCATTGGAGCCATTGTCGCCATCGATCCGCGCAACGGCGAAGTGTTAGCCATGGTCAGCCGTCCGGTGTTTGATCCCAATATTTTCTCCAACAACATCACGACAGCTCAGTGGCAAGCGCTGCAGGAGCAGGAATTTCCGTTTGTGAACCGAGCCTTGCAGGGCTATCCTCCTGCCAGTACGTTCAAGATTGTGACCACAACCGCCGCGATCGAATCGGGGAACTACAGCCCAGATACGGTGTTGCCGACCTTTCCCTTTATTCGGGCCGGTGGTATTGAGTTTTGGGATTGGAACAATGCTGGATTTGGCCCCCTTGGATTTACCGGTGCCATGGCCTACAGCAGCGATACCTTTTTCTACCAAACCGCCATGCGCATGGGTAGCCAGCCCCTAATTCAATGGACACGTCGCTTTGGCTTTGGGCAAAAAACCGGCATTGAGCTGTCTTCGGAAGAGTCATCAGGGTTGGTGCCTGATGAAAGCTGGAAACTTGAAAACATTGATGAGTCCTGGTTTCAAGGCGACACCATCAACATGTCTATTGGTCAAGGCTATCTGCAAGCGTCGCCCCTGCAGGTGGCGATCATGTTTGCGGTGGTGGCTAATGGGGGCGATCGGGTCACGCCTCATCTGCTGAGAACGGCTGAGCCTGTGGAGCGGTATCGCGAGAGTTTGGGCATTAGTGAGGAAACCTTGCGAGTGCTGCGCCAAGGCTTGCGAGAGGTAATTACCTATGGAACAGGGGCTGGGCTGAATGATGGCAACACGCCACCGATTGCAGGGAAGAGCGGTACGGCAGAAGATCCGCCGCGAAAATCCCATGCCTGGTTTGGAGCCTATGGCCCTGCGGACAATCCAGAAATTGTGGTAGTTGCCTTTGCTGAAAATGATGGTGGCGGCGGTAGTTCGGTGACGGGGCCGATGGTGCGTCAGGTATTGAATGCCTATTTTGGTGATGCACCGTTGCCAACGCCGCGTACCCCACCTCGTCCCGTGGATGATTCGTTAGATCCTTAG
- a CDS encoding DUF4335 domain-containing protein, whose amino-acid sequence MSIQRLYSLPNCTLTLDGWGEEVGLGNGDSAGRPLLSILTSFECRFNGHDRSIKGGREFFEQLIATASAYAQQFLSGVPYSRERGDRAKPVVIEQVSSNFHRLTIYPQALTDDPARTQSESISFDLMTVQLFDLVEAIDQFYADSQTIPGLTLSLTPVRKRQTTPKQPLAKRALPAALGVAGLATAAIAFFFVPVPEFRPSEESPSEAVTDVQANSTDTVASGDNPPSEASSEEAESLDAGSDLDAASDEATEVLFSDAPLIVEPDVVDQLMVQLQENLFDSWTQEHSFEDALVYRVAVAENGDVLGFKYVNDAALVRVDETPLPDLQYTLLDPEAAQQEPVAQYRVVFTPAGAVEVSPWHGRLPEASAEQEPVELGTEITDPAQLANLNWDLYDLILDGLEDADRRSLSTDISYRVNMTPDGVVVDYEPLDDAASEFLSKTPLPTLSAAATDSDRQDDQGQFLVVITQDGVLQVSPWQGF is encoded by the coding sequence ATGAGTATTCAGCGGCTGTATAGCTTACCAAATTGCACCCTCACCCTCGATGGTTGGGGAGAAGAGGTGGGCTTGGGGAATGGCGACTCAGCCGGACGCCCCCTGTTGTCTATTTTGACGAGCTTTGAATGTCGGTTTAATGGTCACGATCGCTCCATCAAAGGCGGGCGTGAGTTTTTCGAGCAGCTCATCGCCACCGCCAGCGCCTACGCCCAGCAATTTTTGAGCGGTGTACCCTACAGCCGTGAGCGAGGCGATCGCGCCAAACCCGTCGTCATCGAACAAGTCTCGTCCAATTTTCATCGCCTGACCATCTACCCCCAAGCGTTGACGGATGATCCGGCCCGCACCCAGTCAGAGTCCATCAGTTTTGACTTAATGACGGTGCAGTTGTTTGACTTAGTAGAAGCTATCGATCAGTTTTATGCCGATAGCCAAACGATTCCAGGGCTAACGCTCAGCCTGACGCCAGTGCGCAAGCGTCAAACCACTCCCAAACAGCCTTTGGCCAAACGAGCGTTACCAGCAGCTTTGGGCGTGGCCGGCTTAGCAACCGCCGCGATCGCCTTCTTCTTTGTGCCGGTACCCGAGTTTCGCCCATCGGAGGAATCGCCTTCAGAAGCGGTCACCGATGTGCAAGCCAACTCGACGGATACGGTGGCCAGCGGTGACAATCCCCCCAGCGAAGCCTCCTCCGAAGAAGCAGAATCCCTGGATGCAGGCAGTGACCTAGATGCCGCAAGCGATGAAGCAACCGAGGTGCTGTTTAGCGATGCGCCGCTGATTGTCGAGCCAGATGTAGTTGATCAATTAATGGTGCAGCTTCAGGAAAATCTGTTTGATAGCTGGACTCAGGAGCATAGCTTTGAAGATGCGCTGGTCTACCGAGTGGCGGTGGCTGAGAATGGCGATGTCTTGGGCTTTAAATATGTCAACGATGCCGCCCTAGTCCGGGTCGATGAAACACCCCTGCCCGATCTGCAATACACCTTGCTGGATCCAGAGGCAGCACAACAGGAGCCCGTGGCCCAATATCGAGTGGTCTTTACGCCCGCTGGAGCCGTAGAAGTCAGCCCATGGCACGGCCGCTTGCCGGAGGCATCGGCAGAGCAAGAGCCCGTAGAATTGGGGACTGAAATCACGGATCCTGCCCAGCTCGCCAACCTCAATTGGGACTTATACGACCTGATCCTGGATGGGTTGGAGGATGCCGATCGGCGATCGCTCTCTACAGACATCAGCTATCGGGTCAACATGACCCCCGATGGCGTAGTCGTTGATTATGAACCTCTGGATGATGCAGCATCAGAGTTTCTGAGCAAAACACCCTTGCCCACCCTCAGCGCAGCAGCGACGGACAGCGATCGCCAAGACGATCAAGGACAGTTTTTGGTGGTCATTACTCAAGATGGTGTGCTCCAGGTGAGCCCGTGGCAAGGGTTCTAG
- a CDS encoding glycosyltransferase family 4 protein, which produces MHIAWLGKKSPFCGNVTYGREITNALVHRGHRVSFLHFSQADSTESTAHNQGHDEVSIPFLYKSQIATIPSPRSGKVLFDALRDLKPDLVHASLTLSPLDFRLPEICHELGIPLVATFHPPFDRKRRNLTSSTQHLTYQVYAPSLAQYDRVIVFSYIQRDLLMKLGVPSETVAVIPNGVDVEKYSPGFSNIKREVQAERLFVYQGRVALEKNVESLLRAWRQADLAPSSKLLIVGNGPLAPSLRAFYALDSSIVWLGFISDEARRIEILRGADVFILPSLVEGLSLSLLEAMSCETACLATDAGADGEVLETGAGIVLNTQRVATQLQTLIPVFQDHPELAALLGRKARQRVLDRYTLSNNITALEHLYDQLVKRSQVFLGTSV; this is translated from the coding sequence ATGCACATCGCTTGGCTTGGAAAAAAATCCCCCTTTTGCGGGAATGTCACCTATGGTCGAGAGATCACCAATGCGCTAGTTCATCGCGGGCATCGCGTCAGCTTTTTACACTTCTCCCAAGCAGATTCCACTGAATCGACGGCCCACAATCAGGGGCATGATGAAGTATCGATCCCATTTTTATATAAATCCCAGATTGCCACGATTCCCTCTCCCCGATCGGGCAAGGTCTTGTTTGATGCCCTACGGGATTTGAAGCCAGATTTAGTTCATGCCTCGCTGACCCTCTCCCCGCTTGACTTCCGCCTTCCCGAGATCTGCCATGAACTCGGCATCCCCCTCGTGGCCACCTTTCATCCTCCCTTTGATCGCAAGCGGCGCAACCTCACGTCTAGCACCCAGCATCTCACCTACCAGGTCTATGCTCCATCCCTAGCGCAGTACGATCGCGTCATTGTGTTTTCCTACATCCAGCGCGACCTCCTGATGAAGCTGGGCGTGCCGTCCGAGACTGTTGCGGTGATCCCCAACGGTGTGGATGTGGAAAAATACTCCCCCGGCTTCTCCAATATCAAACGCGAAGTTCAGGCTGAACGGCTATTTGTTTACCAAGGACGGGTTGCCCTTGAGAAAAATGTGGAGTCATTACTCAGGGCGTGGCGACAGGCTGATCTAGCACCCAGTAGTAAGCTGCTGATTGTGGGCAATGGCCCCCTTGCGCCGTCGCTGCGGGCCTTTTACGCCTTGGATAGCAGTATTGTTTGGCTGGGGTTTATTTCCGATGAAGCGCGGCGGATCGAGATCTTGCGGGGAGCTGATGTGTTTATTCTGCCTTCCCTGGTGGAAGGTTTATCCTTGTCTTTGCTAGAGGCGATGTCCTGTGAAACGGCTTGCCTAGCCACCGATGCCGGTGCTGATGGCGAGGTGCTAGAGACTGGCGCTGGGATTGTCTTGAATACCCAACGCGTTGCCACCCAACTGCAAACGCTGATCCCAGTTTTCCAAGATCATCCCGAACTCGCTGCCCTTCTCGGACGAAAGGCACGACAGCGCGTGTTGGATCGCTATACCCTCAGCAACAATATCACCGCCCTAGAACACCTCTATGACCAATTGGTGAAGCGATCGCAGGTCTTTTTGGGCACCTCTGTGTAG